Part of the Vigna unguiculata cultivar IT97K-499-35 chromosome 3, ASM411807v1, whole genome shotgun sequence genome, tgacaaaagaaaaagCCTTTGGGATTTTTCACGGCAAGGTTACATCACTTGCtaatatttgaatttggtcAAATAAGTCATATGTTCCTCATTTTTCTGACTCTACTAGTAACTAAATTTTTGCCTCCAATATTTTCCTTGATTATCAATCCTTCAGATTTCCCTTGTGATGTTGGATTTCTGGAATCAGTAGAAAGCCTTGTTGAACCCCAAAGTTATGTGAACTCCACATGGTTTTCTCTAGAGTATGTTGACTACGAAGAAAGaacatccaaaaataatttatttgaaccTCGATTTGGAGGACATCAGACTCTAGAGGAAAGAGAAAATTCATTTTATGCAAAAAATCAGACTCTTCATTGTGGTTTTGTCAAAGGGCCACCAGGACTTCCAAGCACTGGATTtgatataaatgaaaaagataagGCATACATGTCCAAATGTAAGGTTGCAGTTTCTTCATGCATTTTTGGGAGCTCTGATTTCCTCCGAAGGCCTACAAGTAGACTGGTAATTCCGCAAATTCTTTTAGAACATGTTTTTGGTGTTGTGTAAATTAtccataataaaaacaaaacagtaTTTAGTCAAGGTTTTCTTTGATCAAATGCTGAAATGAAACTAAAAGATCAAATTTTTAGTCTAATAAAGTGATGAAAGTTTTAATTATTGGAGCAACAAAAGTAATATGTATGTCAAAGATATTGGAGTCATAATCAGATAATTTATGTTGCATATGTTCTGTTTATCGGCCTTCCTCTGTCCTAGGTTTGTAGAGTAGTAATAAGCAGTGCaacaaaacaacataataaGACTCTAAGAGGAGAGCGAAACTTGTAGAATGGACAGACTTGGATTTCTCTCAAATGAGAGTTCGTTCCCCAAATTTCCATTTGAGTCAAATCTGTTGTGGTTAGATCGGTTTGGTTTTCTTAAAACATCTCCTTAGTTCATGGTGATAATGGAGTGTTATAGTATAGTCTTTCCTTCAAATCAATATTTCgacaatattttcaattttttatttcatttgctAGACTTTTTGCTATGAAGTAGTAGAACCCTGAAACTTAATTATCTATCTAAGTTATGTGATtacaatatttcatttatagATTAATCATTATGCGTACTGTCTTTGATTTATAAAACATATGGTGAGAATGTTCTATATGATTCTTTGCTGCAATGCAGATCAGTCAATATTCAAAGGACAATGTTTGTTTTGTTATGTTCTTGGATGATCAAACACAATCCAAACTTTCATCAGAGGGAAACAGTCCTGATGAGAGAGGTCACATTGGCTTGTGGAGAATTGTTATTGTAAAAAACTTGCCATATGAAGACATGAGGAGAACTGGCAAGGTGCCAAAATTTTTATCACATCGCCTCTTCCCAAATTCTAGGTAGTTCTAGCAATCTATTCAAGTATCCAACTGTTCTGGCTTTCTATTCCTCATTTTCATGTTGTTTAAAAACCCTTGCTTGGTAGGTATTCAATTTGGCTTGACAGCAAGATGCGACTCAACTCTGACCCTATGCtgattattgaatattttttgtggCGAAGGAAGGCAGAATATGCCATCTCAAATCACTATGATCGCCATAATGTTTGGGAGGAGGTACTCCAAAATAAGCGCTTAAATAAATACAACCATACAGCAATTGATGAACAGTTTAACTTTTACCAGTCTGATGGCCTCCCCAAGGTTGACCCATCAAAGTCAAATGATCCTCTTCCAAGTTGTGAGGCTCTTTTCATCtttgtttcttgtgaaataCCTGTTTCCTCTCCTTGTGCATAATAAGATTCCTATTATTGAGTCTTTCACCATGCAGATGTTCCCGAGGGTTCCTTCATAATCAGGGCACATACACCTatgtcaaatttattttcatgtcTTTGGTTCAACGAAGTTGATCGATTCACATCTCGTGATCAACTAAGCTTTGCTTATACTTATTTGAAACTCAGAAGAATGAATCCAGAGAGACCATTTCAGCTATATATGTTCAAGGTGAATTTTTACACAACATTTCACACACAGAGTCTCAGTTCATTGCCATATAAAGTGAGGGTTATTTCTATGACAATTTATAAAAAGTGtttactgcataaaactttctGATTCTCTTAGTTTTGACCCTTTACAAGTGACGTAGGTTTTTGCAGCCTCGCATACCTAATGGTCATGTTCTATCCTGTTAATTCAGGAACACATTCTTCCTCTACTTTCCTCCCACTGAGAAAAATCCTAGGAgtggaatttttattttgtaaataactaAAAGTTTTTGCTCTATGGTGTTGCTTGAAAGGCATTCATGTAGTAACTATCTATGCAGGATTGTGAACGCAGAGCATTAGTGAAGCTATTCCGGCACAGGTCGCTTCCATCTCTACTAGAGACTGCTTGATCAGTTCCAGATCTTAAAGGTGCCTTTTGTTGCCACATGATCATCATGTACTGTTCATTTTGATTATTTTGAGTGCCATCATAAGAGTATGATTCTATTATTCTTCATATGGTATGACTAACTGTCTTATTTGATGAATTAGTTCACTCTTCTAAATAAGACTTGCAGAACTATCTAATCAATTTTGTAATGAGAGAATTCAAGGCATATGACCTTGTATGATTGTATCTCTGAACTTTGGAACTTGAAGCATCGGCTGAAAGAGGGCAAACCAGTATTGAacaagttcaatttttttttttggggggGAAAAATCATCTGATGCTTGATACAATACATTTGAGAAATGGTTGAAAATTTTATgaccctttttttctttttccactcTCTCATGACCAGAGTGAAACTCAGAATCTTTCAATCTTTAGTCTTTATTTTGCACCTTCCTACTCTGCACACTCTTGATCTTCTTTCTTATGGAAGCTCCCTCACAAGACATGTGTAATATGTGAAGGGATGCACACTACTCTAAGGGCACAGGTC contains:
- the LOC114178070 gene encoding uncharacterized protein LOC114178070 isoform X2; this encodes MALYRTSGELLTERRSIIDAVFNSFEKSDHGSRGLRRGRRFGRITKHKLSRWIFLLTALISILLTVYGLKMFFQAKMESKFSSIPLILQEERNQQGNIMVSDEAKTPKENTVVPNLGMVPKGKRRKHFPCDVGFLESVESLVEPQSYVNSTWFSLEYVDYEERTSKNNLFEPRFGGHQTLEERENSFYAKNQTLHCGFVKGPPGLPSTGFDINEKDKAYMSKCKVAVSSCIFGSSDFLRRPTSRLISQYSKDNVCFVMFLDDQTQSKLSSEGNSPDERGHIGLWRIVIVKNLPYEDMRRTGKVPKFLSHRLFPNSRKAEYAISNHYDRHNVWEEVLQNKRLNKYNHTAIDEQFNFYQSDGLPKVDPSKSNDPLPSYVPEGSFIIRAHTPMSNLFSCLWFNEVDRFTSRDQLSFAYTYLKLRRMNPERPFQLYMFKDCERRALVKLFRHRSLPSLLETA
- the LOC114178070 gene encoding uncharacterized protein LOC114178070 isoform X3, with the protein product MFFQAKMESKFSSIPLILQEERNQQGNIMVSDEAKTPKENTVVPNLGMVPKGKRRKHFPCDVGFLESVESLVEPQSYVNSTWFSLEYVDYEERTSKNNLFEPRFGGHQTLEERENSFYAKNQTLHCGFVKGPPGLPSTGFDINEKDKAYMSKCKVAVSSCIFGSSDFLRRPTSRLISQYSKDNVCFVMFLDDQTQSKLSSEGNSPDERGHIGLWRIVIVKNLPYEDMRRTGKVPKFLSHRLFPNSRYSIWLDSKMRLNSDPMLIIEYFLWRRKAEYAISNHYDRHNVWEEVLQNKRLNKYNHTAIDEQFNFYQSDGLPKVDPSKSNDPLPSYVPEGSFIIRAHTPMSNLFSCLWFNEVDRFTSRDQLSFAYTYLKLRRMNPERPFQLYMFKDCERRALVKLFRHRSLPSLLETA
- the LOC114178070 gene encoding uncharacterized protein LOC114178070 isoform X1; its protein translation is MALYRTSGELLTERRSIIDAVFNSFEKSDHGSRGLRRGRRFGRITKHKLSRWIFLLTALISILLTVYGLKMFFQAKMESKFSSIPLILQEERNQQGNIMVSDEAKTPKENTVVPNLGMVPKGKRRKHFPCDVGFLESVESLVEPQSYVNSTWFSLEYVDYEERTSKNNLFEPRFGGHQTLEERENSFYAKNQTLHCGFVKGPPGLPSTGFDINEKDKAYMSKCKVAVSSCIFGSSDFLRRPTSRLISQYSKDNVCFVMFLDDQTQSKLSSEGNSPDERGHIGLWRIVIVKNLPYEDMRRTGKVPKFLSHRLFPNSRYSIWLDSKMRLNSDPMLIIEYFLWRRKAEYAISNHYDRHNVWEEVLQNKRLNKYNHTAIDEQFNFYQSDGLPKVDPSKSNDPLPSYVPEGSFIIRAHTPMSNLFSCLWFNEVDRFTSRDQLSFAYTYLKLRRMNPERPFQLYMFKDCERRALVKLFRHRSLPSLLETA